One genomic window of Eggerthella timonensis includes the following:
- the argF gene encoding ornithine carbamoyltransferase: MPTSLSGRDFLRLLDFTTEEIEYLLKLSREFKNLKLTGTPHRYLEGKNIVLLFQKTSTRTRCAFEVGAMDLGMGVTYLDPGSSQMGKKESIEDTARVLDRFYDGIEFRGFAQSDVEELAAGASVPVWNGLTTEWHPTQMLADILTVQENFNYDIKGKTLVFMGDAANNVARSLMVVCAKLGLNFVACGPKENMPDADLVKTCEEIAAENGCTIKLTEDVKDACTNADVIYTDVWVSMGEPDEVWAERIKLLEPYRVTKEVMAMANPNAIFLHCLPSFHDTNTTTGADIAERFGVTEMEVEDVVFESKQSKVFDEAENRMHTIKAVMYATLS, translated from the coding sequence ATGCCTACTAGCCTGAGCGGTCGCGACTTCCTGCGCCTCCTCGACTTCACCACCGAGGAAATCGAGTACCTGCTGAAGTTGTCCCGCGAATTCAAGAACCTGAAATTGACGGGTACCCCCCATCGTTACCTCGAGGGCAAGAACATCGTCCTCCTGTTCCAGAAGACGTCCACCCGTACGCGTTGCGCGTTCGAGGTCGGTGCCATGGACCTCGGCATGGGCGTGACCTACCTTGATCCGGGCAGCTCCCAGATGGGCAAGAAGGAGTCCATCGAGGACACCGCCCGCGTGCTCGACCGCTTCTACGACGGCATCGAGTTCCGCGGCTTCGCCCAGTCCGACGTGGAAGAGCTGGCTGCCGGCGCCTCCGTGCCGGTGTGGAACGGCCTGACCACCGAGTGGCACCCCACCCAGATGCTCGCTGACATCCTGACGGTTCAGGAGAACTTCAACTACGACATCAAGGGCAAGACGCTGGTGTTCATGGGCGACGCCGCCAACAACGTGGCCCGTTCGCTCATGGTCGTGTGCGCCAAGCTGGGCTTGAACTTCGTCGCTTGCGGCCCCAAGGAGAACATGCCCGACGCCGACCTCGTGAAGACCTGCGAGGAGATCGCTGCCGAGAACGGCTGCACGATCAAGCTGACCGAAGACGTGAAGGACGCCTGCACGAACGCCGACGTCATCTACACCGACGTGTGGGTGTCCATGGGCGAGCCCGACGAGGTGTGGGCCGAGCGCATCAAGCTCCTCGAGCCGTACCGCGTGACGAAGGAAGTCATGGCCATGGCCAACCCCAACGCTATCTTCCTGCACTGCCTGCCGTCGTTCCACGACACCAACACCACCACCGGTGCCGACATCGCCGAGCGCTTCGGCGTCACGGAGATGGAAGTCGAGGACGTCGTGTTCGAGTCCAAGCAGTCCAAGGTGTTCGACGAGGCCGAGAACCGCATGCACACCATCAAGGCTGTCATGTACGCGACGCTCTCCTAA
- a CDS encoding glutaredoxin family protein: MPYMENHTLYYKKQCPFCQKVLRFMDDNKITMDTRDTLQPGNQNDLVRIGGKKQVPCLVINGKPLYESDDIIAYLRTTVA; encoded by the coding sequence ATGCCGTACATGGAAAACCACACGTTGTACTACAAGAAGCAGTGCCCGTTCTGCCAAAAGGTTCTGCGCTTCATGGATGACAACAAAATCACGATGGACACGCGAGACACCTTGCAGCCCGGCAACCAGAACGACCTCGTCCGCATCGGCGGCAAGAAGCAGGTGCCGTGCCTCGTCATCAACGGCAAGCCGCTCTACGAGTCGGACGACATCATCGCCTACCTGCGCACGACCGTCGCGTAA
- the arcA gene encoding arginine deiminase, producing MAGLNVKSEIKPLKKVLLHRPGRELLNLTPNTLEELLFDDIPFLKVAQEEHDAFAQILRDNGVEVVYLEKLMAEVLDQNPELREQFLKQFIEEAGIRTDRYQKIIFDYLNDNYPDNLDLVMKTMEGINLTELHTDASNSLVDLVSEASKMVVAPMPNLYFTRDPFASIGNGVSINRMYSVTRNRETIYAEYIFGNHPDFADVPEYYSRYNTFHIEGGDILNINDKVLAIGISQRTEPDAIDAIAHNIFNDETSPVETILAFNIPNNRAMMHLDTVFTQIDVDKFTIHPGIMGPLTVFEITPEGDGIKVKEMNGKLEDILEKYVGNPVELIPCGGGDRIAAEREQWNDGSNTLCIAPGTIVVYERNDVTNALLKEKGLTVLEMPSAELSRGRGGPRCMSMPLVRED from the coding sequence ATGGCTGGTTTGAACGTCAAGAGCGAGATCAAGCCCTTGAAGAAAGTTCTGCTCCACCGCCCTGGTCGAGAGCTTCTGAACCTGACGCCGAACACGCTCGAAGAGCTGCTGTTCGACGACATCCCGTTCTTGAAGGTCGCCCAGGAAGAGCACGACGCGTTCGCGCAGATACTCCGCGACAACGGCGTCGAGGTCGTGTACCTCGAGAAGCTCATGGCCGAAGTGCTCGATCAGAACCCCGAGCTGCGCGAGCAGTTCCTTAAGCAGTTCATCGAGGAAGCCGGCATCCGCACGGATCGCTACCAGAAGATCATCTTCGACTACCTCAATGACAACTATCCCGACAACCTCGACCTGGTCATGAAGACGATGGAGGGCATCAACCTCACCGAGCTTCACACCGATGCGTCGAACTCGCTCGTCGACCTCGTCAGCGAGGCCTCCAAGATGGTCGTCGCCCCCATGCCGAACCTGTACTTCACCCGCGACCCGTTCGCGTCCATCGGCAACGGCGTGTCCATCAACCGTATGTACTCCGTCACGCGCAACCGCGAGACCATCTACGCCGAGTACATCTTCGGGAACCATCCTGATTTCGCGGACGTCCCCGAGTACTACAGCCGCTACAACACGTTCCACATCGAGGGCGGCGACATCCTCAACATCAACGACAAGGTGCTGGCTATCGGCATCTCCCAGCGCACCGAGCCCGATGCCATCGACGCCATTGCGCACAATATCTTCAACGATGAGACGAGCCCGGTCGAGACCATCCTGGCGTTCAACATCCCGAACAACCGCGCCATGATGCACCTCGACACCGTGTTCACCCAGATCGACGTCGACAAGTTCACCATCCACCCGGGCATCATGGGCCCGCTGACCGTCTTCGAGATCACCCCTGAGGGCGACGGCATCAAGGTCAAGGAGATGAACGGCAAGCTCGAGGACATCCTCGAGAAGTACGTCGGCAACCCGGTCGAGCTCATCCCCTGCGGCGGCGGCGACCGCATCGCGGCCGAGCGCGAGCAGTGGAACGACGGCTCGAACACGCTGTGCATCGCCCCGGGCACCATCGTGGTGTACGAGCGCAACGACGTGACGAACGCGCTGCTCAAGGAGAAGGGTCTCACGGTTCTCGAGATGCCCTCCGCCGAGCTGTCCCGCGGTCGTGGCGGCCCGCGCTGCATGAGCATGCCGCTCGTGCGCGAGGACTAA